Proteins encoded in a region of the Rothia mucilaginosa genome:
- the atpE gene encoding ATP synthase F0 subunit C: MVGSITAVGYGLAAIGGGIGVGLIFAAYMTSVARQPESQKTLQPMLFMGFALVEALAILGLVLVFIK, translated from the coding sequence ATGGTTGGTTCCATCACTGCGGTTGGCTACGGTCTGGCAGCTATTGGCGGCGGCATCGGCGTGGGTCTGATCTTCGCGGCATACATGACCAGCGTTGCTCGTCAGCCCGAGTCCCAGAAGACCCTGCAGCCCATGCTGTTCATGGGCTTCGCACTGGTCGAGGCACTGGCAATTCTGGGCCTGGTTCTCGTCTTCATCAAGTAA
- a CDS encoding F0F1 ATP synthase subunit B: MIYLASEGGAEATSNPLIPDVGEIVITLIGFLILYYIVAKYVVPAFEKIYQDRKEAIEGGLAKAEKAQAEAAAARDEYTQQLESARLEAQKIREEARAEGEAIIADARERATAEAQRISDNAAKAIEAERAAAAVSLRSEVGTLATTLAGKIVGEALNDDERSARVVDRFLADLETEKQNAGAAR, from the coding sequence ATGATTTATCTGGCAAGCGAAGGGGGAGCGGAGGCAACTTCGAACCCCCTGATTCCCGACGTCGGGGAAATTGTCATTACCCTCATCGGATTCCTGATCCTCTACTACATCGTTGCTAAGTACGTTGTCCCGGCGTTCGAGAAGATCTACCAGGACCGTAAGGAAGCAATCGAAGGTGGCCTTGCCAAGGCCGAGAAGGCACAGGCAGAGGCTGCAGCGGCTCGCGATGAGTACACCCAGCAGCTCGAAAGCGCTCGACTGGAGGCTCAGAAGATTCGTGAAGAGGCACGCGCAGAGGGCGAGGCAATCATTGCCGATGCTCGCGAGCGTGCAACCGCTGAGGCTCAGCGCATTAGCGATAATGCGGCAAAGGCTATCGAGGCAGAGCGTGCGGCAGCAGCAGTGTCCCTCCGTTCCGAGGTTGGCACTCTTGCTACCACCCTTGCCGGCAAGATTGTGGGCGAAGCCCTCAACGATGATGAGCGATCGGCCCGTGTGGTAGATCGTTTTCTTGCTGACCTTGAAACCGAGAAGCAGAACGCAGGTGCGGCTCGGTAA
- the atpB gene encoding F0F1 ATP synthase subunit A has protein sequence MIENGLILAEAYVPPTPEDMHLPPFFTIGDFAFGKQNVLILLSVVIIAVFFLTAARKRAMVPGKTQFIAESGYMFARNSLGKETLGVQHYKPFVPILFASFFFVLVNNLYGSIPFVQLPTFSHSGSAYALAGVAYLTWVGVGIKRKGLGGFFKDITMPSGLPVWIYPILIPIEFFSNLLIRPATHALRLFATMFGGHLALMVASSMVTYMVETLGGIGYLAAIAPGALGIFLYFLEFMIQCIQAYVFALLLAVYLQGSVSEGH, from the coding sequence TTGATCGAGAACGGGTTGATCCTCGCGGAAGCCTATGTGCCGCCGACCCCCGAAGACATGCATCTGCCCCCCTTCTTCACCATTGGTGATTTCGCTTTCGGTAAGCAGAACGTACTGATTCTGCTGTCCGTGGTGATTATCGCGGTCTTCTTCCTCACCGCAGCACGTAAGCGCGCCATGGTTCCCGGCAAGACTCAGTTCATCGCTGAGTCCGGCTACATGTTTGCTCGTAACTCCCTCGGTAAGGAAACCCTGGGCGTACAGCACTACAAGCCGTTCGTGCCGATTCTGTTCGCCTCCTTCTTCTTCGTTCTGGTGAACAACCTCTACGGTTCGATTCCGTTTGTTCAGTTGCCCACCTTCTCGCACTCCGGTAGCGCCTACGCGCTGGCTGGCGTAGCGTACCTGACCTGGGTTGGTGTTGGTATCAAGCGCAAGGGCTTGGGCGGCTTCTTCAAGGACATCACCATGCCTTCGGGTCTGCCGGTGTGGATCTACCCCATCCTGATCCCGATCGAGTTCTTCTCGAACCTGCTGATTCGTCCCGCAACTCACGCACTGCGTCTCTTCGCGACCATGTTCGGTGGTCACCTGGCGCTGATGGTTGCATCCAGCATGGTGACCTACATGGTTGAGACTCTGGGTGGCATCGGCTACCTGGCTGCTATTGCTCCCGGTGCTCTGGGCATATTCCTGTACTTCCTGGAATTCATGATTCAGTGCATCCAGGCTTATGTGTTCGCTCTGCTGCTGGCTGTGTACCTGCAGGGCTCGGTTTCCGAGGGACACTAA
- a CDS encoding F0F1 ATP synthase subunit delta yields MAGVSTESLSKVEEVLEAHASLQPLNLASELFAVVDVLDHNGTLRRAVTDSSRDAAARQGIANTVFGGKISSQAMAVFTNAVAQRWSDDADLANALERAAVLAVTASAQSRGGVDALDEVLNELLTFVRTVDSNAQAQEALSDHQASKEAKKKLAVALGGPATTAEGVLLLERVGSNPRGRHAARVADEFAEIIVTRQNRYIARVTSAIALSQAQLERLGRALNAVYGRELKLDVSVDPAVLGGLRVQVGDEVIDGTVETRMSDLARSIG; encoded by the coding sequence ATGGCAGGAGTATCTACTGAATCACTGAGCAAGGTGGAAGAGGTGCTGGAAGCTCACGCTTCCCTGCAGCCCCTGAACCTGGCGAGCGAGCTTTTCGCTGTGGTTGATGTTCTCGACCACAACGGCACCCTGCGCCGTGCTGTCACCGATTCTTCGCGTGATGCAGCAGCACGTCAGGGTATCGCTAACACCGTCTTCGGCGGCAAGATCTCTTCTCAGGCTATGGCTGTGTTCACCAATGCGGTGGCTCAGCGCTGGTCTGATGATGCTGATCTGGCGAATGCCCTGGAGCGTGCAGCAGTGCTCGCCGTGACCGCATCGGCTCAGTCTCGCGGTGGCGTGGACGCCCTGGACGAGGTACTCAACGAACTACTCACCTTTGTGCGTACCGTTGATTCCAACGCTCAGGCGCAGGAAGCGCTGTCCGACCATCAGGCAAGCAAAGAAGCAAAGAAGAAGCTCGCCGTGGCGCTCGGTGGCCCCGCCACCACCGCCGAAGGTGTGCTTCTGCTCGAACGAGTTGGCTCCAACCCCCGCGGCCGTCACGCTGCACGGGTAGCCGATGAGTTCGCAGAAATCATCGTCACGCGACAGAACCGTTACATTGCGCGAGTAACTAGCGCGATTGCGCTGTCGCAGGCACAGCTTGAACGTCTCGGTCGCGCGCTCAACGCCGTGTACGGCCGTGAGCTGAAGCTCGACGTTTCGGTGGACCCCGCCGTTCTGGGCGGTCTGCGTGTTCAGGTGGGCGACGAGGTGATCGACGGTACCGTCGAGACCCGCATGTCCGACCTGGCTCGTTCCATCGGCTAG